The sequence TGTATGAGCCTGGTACAGATGTATGAGCCTGGTACAGATGTATGAGCCTGGTACATGTGTATGAGCCTGGTATAGATATGTGAGCCTGGTATAGATGTATGAGCCTGGTATAGATGCATGATCTGTGCCTGCTAGACATGTATGCGCCTGGTATAGATGTATGAGCCTGGTATAGATGTATGAGCCTGGTACAGATGTATGAGCCTGGTATAGATGCATGATCTGTGCCTGCTAGACATGTATGCGCCTGGTATAGATGTGTGAGCCTGGTATAGATGTGTGAGCCTGGTATAGATGGCTGAGCTTGGTATGGATGTATGAACCTGGCATAAATGTatgagcctggtatggatttatGAGATTGGAACGGATGTATGAGCCTGGTACTTATGTGAGACTGTTACAGATATATGAGCCTGGTATAGATGTATGAGCCTGGCATAGATGTATGAGTCTTGTATAGATGTATGAGCCTGGTATAGATGTATGAGCCTGGTATAGATGTATGAGCCTGGTAGAGATGTATGAGCCTGGCAGAGGTGTATGAGCCTGGTATAGATGTATGAGCCTGGTATAGATGTATGAGCCTGGTAGAGGTGTATGAGCCTGGTAGAGGTGTATGAGCCTGGTATAGATGTATGAGCCTGGTACAGATGTATGAGCCTGGTACAGATGTATGAGCCTGGTATAGATGTATGAGCCTGGTAGAGGTGTATGAGCCTGGTATAGATGTATGAGCCTGGTAGAGGTGCATGAGCCTGGTATAGATGTATGAGCCTGGTATAGATGTATGAGCCTGGTAGAGGTGTATGAGCCTGGTATAGATGTATGAGCCTGGTAGAGGTGTATGAGCCTGGTATAGATGTATGAGCCTGGTATAGATGTATGAGCCTGGTAGAGGTGTATGAGCCTGGTATAGATGTATGAGCCTGGTAGAGGTGTATGAGCCTGGTATAGATGTATGAGCCTGGTATAGGTGTATGAGCCTGGCATAGATGTATGAGCCTGGTATAGATGTATTAGCCTTGTACAGATGTATGAGCCTGGTAGAGGTGTATGAGCCTGGTAGAGGTGTATGAGCCTGGTATAGATGTATGAGCCTGGTATAGATGTATGAGCCTGGTACAGATGTATGAGCCTGGTATAGATGTATGAGCATGGTAGAGGTATATGAGCCTGGTATAGATGAAAGAGCATGATATAAATGTATGAGCCTGGTACAGATGTATGGGCTTTGTATAGACGTATAAGCCTGCTCTAGATGTATGAGCCTGGTATAGATGTATGAGTCTGATATACATGTATGAGCCTGGTATAGATGTATGAGCCTGGTATAGATGTATGAGACTGGTAAAGATGGCTGGGCCTAGTGCAGATGTAAGAGTCTGGTACAGATGTATAGGCCTGGTATAGATGGCTGAGCCTGGTACATATGTATGTGCCTACTATAGACGTATGAACCACCTATAGAAATATGAGCCTGGTATAGATGGCTGAGCCTGGTAGAGATGGCTGAGCCTGGTACAGATGATCAAGCCTGGTACAGATGAATGAGCCTGGTACAGAATAGATGAAGATGATCAAGCCTGGTACAGATGTATGAGCCAGGTATAGATGACTGAGCCTACTATAGGTGGCTGAGCCTGGTATTGATGCATGAGCCTGGTATGGATGTATGAGCCTGGTATAGATGTATAAAATCCCCATCCCTTGCCTGGTATATATGCATGAGCCTGGCATAGGTGTATGAGCTGTGTGTGCCTTGGCTGTTATGAATGTATGAGCTCTGTGTTCCTTGGCTGGTATAGATGTTTGAGCTGTGTGTGCCTTGGCTGGTATAGATGTTTGAGCTCTGTGTTCCTTGGCTGGTATATATGCATGACTTTGGTATAGATGTATGAGCTGTCTGTGCCTTCCCTGGTATATATGTATGAGCTGTCTGTGCCTTCCCTGGTATATATGTATGAGCTGTGTGTGCCTTCCCTGGTATATATGTATGAGCTGTGTGTGCCTTGGCTGGTATAGATGTTCGAGCTGTGTGTTCCTTGGCTGGTATAGATGTTTGAGCTCTGTGTCCCTTGGCTGGTATAGATGCATGACTCTGGTATAGATGTATGAGCTGTCTGTGCCTTCCCTGGTATAGATGTATGAGCTGTCTGTGCCTTCCCTGGTATAGATGTATGAGCTGTCTGTGCCTTCCCTggtatagatgtatgagtgctttGTGCCTTGTCTGTTATATCTGTATGAGCTTTATGTGCTTTTCCTCCCACAGATGTATAGACTCTGGCCAATTGGATGCCTATCCTAGATCCATGGGCACTAGACATTGGCATGCCTTCCATACATGCATGAGCTCTGACCAGTGGCATACCTACTATTTATAGATACTTGGGCTCTGACCATTGGTATGTCTTCTATAGATGCATTATGATGCCTGCTATGAATGCATGGGTTCTGGCCATTGTCATGCCTGCTGTGGATGCATGGTCGTTGGGCAATAAAATACCTGCCATAGATCCCTTGGCTCTGGTCAAAATTGTGTCTGTTATAACACCATGGCTCTGGGTTTTGTAACTCCTGCTATAGATCCGAGGGCTCTGGACATCATAATACATGCTATAGATGGCCATTATCATGCCTGTTATAGATCCATAGGCTCTGACCATTATCATGCCTATTATAGATCCATAGGCTCTGACCATTATTATGCCTGTTATAGATCCATAGGCTCTGATCATTATCATGCCTGTTATAGATCCATGGGCTCTGACCATCATAATGCCTGCTATAGATCCATAGGCTCTGACCATTACCATGCCTGTTATAGATCTATAGGCTCTGACCATTATCATGCCTGTTATAGATCCATAGGCTCTGACCATTATCATGTTTGTTATAGATCCATAGGCTCCGACCATTGCCACAGATACCTATGTGGTTTGCCATGCCTGTCTACATTGGCATGGCCTTTGTGGTTGCTGATGGTGATTGTGTATATTGCAGGGAGGAAGCCTATATTCCATGCATAGCTATTGCTCTGACAGCAGCCCAGCCATGCTGTCTCCCTTATTAGAGCTTCTGCCACGAAATGGCAATCACACGTAGATTATGCGTACGTTGGAGGCTATTTCTATTATGTGACAGTCTCTTGgcctttattttttagtttttatttgaccccctccctcctcttcccggAGGAGTACCATTAGTACCCATCCTCTCCTATAATGAGCCGCTTTAATGCTCAGGCTATTGACAATGGTGAAAATAGAGATGATCTATGCCATCCTCTTCGCTTAGCTAGTTTTCCAAGCCTGTCCAAAGTAAATGGTATTTGAGTAAAGCCTCGGCTCCCCAGAGCCCCCACGTATGTGCATTATCTGCATTTCCGATAAGCCTTGGCAGAGAATGcaatgattaaccccttcaggggggGCTGCAGAGCTCATGGATTATTATAGATGATGTCTTGCAGTTTGATCgtctattatttccaatggaagAGGGGTAACAATagcctcgaccccccccccccctaggcacAGATCATGcatctatacccccccccccccaggcacagATCATGCATCTATACCCCCCTCCCAGGCACAGATCATGCATCTATACCCCCCAGACAAAGTGCCATTTTGCTTGGCAGACAGTGCATGACGCCCTTGATTCTTCCTTATGCCTCCTATCAATGACGGTGTGTTTATTTGTCCTGAAATCTAGTGATAAGGCCGATCATAGGAATGATCATAGGAATGTACTGTATGATGCAACGCATTGCGGTAGAACAGCCTTGATGTGCTATGGATGTACTATGGATGTGCTATGGAAGTTGCAGGATCTGTTCATAGGGAGATCAGGGTGAAAGGCGCTGTTCTATGGAGAGgtgctgaaataaaataaaataggacGATCTAGGTAAAGTGAAGAAAGATCTGACAAGTGACAGCCATTTTCTGCATATTTCTAGATCATTAGGAAGCTTTGGCACTGCAAACGTGTGTGATCATggcgctgtgtgtgtgggggggacacatATGTTAGTGGGGATTCGCCTCCAAGAACATGCTATGTACATGCCTGGGGTGGCTGTTGCTGCCGCCGTACTTATACGTGTTATGTGTTTTCCTATGCAGGAGCTAAGATGTACCATTGCTGCTCTGCAGTCACGTTCGACCAGGACTTGAACAAGAAAATGCAGATGTGGATCCTCCAGACGATTGCATTTGCTTTGACATCGTTGGTTCTCTCTTGGGCAGAAACGATCGAGTCCTATGGAGAGGTGTGTGACAATTGCCCTTGTGAGGAGCGAGATGGTATATTGTCGGTGAATTGTGAAAACAGGGGGATCATTAGCCTGTCGGAGATCACTCCTCCACGTTTTGCCATCTACCATCTCTTCTTGTTTGGGAATCTGTTGAATCGCCTGTATGTGAACGAGTTTGTGAATTACAGCGGGGCTTCTATATTACACCTGGGGAATAACGACATCCAGGAGATGGACACGGGTTCCTTTAACGGGCTGCAAGCTCTAAAGAGGTTGCATCTCAATAACAACAAGCTGGAGCTGCTGAAGAATGACACCTTCCTGGGGCTAGAGAGCCTGGAGTATCTCCAGGTCGATTATAATTATATCATCTCCATCGAAGCCAACACCTTCAGCAGGCTTCACACGCTCCAGGTCTTAATTCTCAATGACAACCTCCTGTCCAGCTTGCCCAATAACCTCTTTAGGTATGTCCCCTTGACCCACTTAGACCTAAGAGGCAACAGGCTGAAGGTGCTTCCCTTTATGGGCTTATTGGAACACATGGACAAAGTGGTGGAGCTACAACTAGAGGAGAACCCATGGAACTGCTCGTGTGAGTTAATTGCCCTGAAGGATTGGCTCTATAGCATCTCTTACTCTGCCCTAGTCGGTGACGTGGTTTGTGAAACACCTTTTAGATTATATGGCAGAGATCTAGATGAGATCTCCAAACAGGAGCTATGCCCTAGGAAACTCATCCCTACCTATGAAATGAGGCCCCCCATCCCTAGGAGTACCAACGAGTACTTCCACACCACCCCTGCCTCTGTTAATTCGGGGGCCACCATCTCCTCTTCTGTTTACAAAAACCCCAACAAACCCAAAAGCACACGGCAGCCTGCCAGACCCAGAGTGCGGGCCACTTCCCACCACCCACCCAAAGAGAATGGTTACATCGCTTATCAGACCAAATCCCCCGTGCCTTTGGAGTGTCCTACAAACTGTACCTGCAACCTACAGATCTCCAACCTGGGACTAAACGTCAACTGTCAGGAGAGAAAGATCCAGAGCATCTCCGATCTACACCCCAAACCTTACAACCCCAAGAAGATGTACCTGACAGGCAACGCCATTACACTGGTCCGCAGGTCCGACTTTCTCGACTCCACCGGCTTGGACCTCCTCCACCTTGGGAATAACCGCATCTCAGTCATCCAGGACCGAGCCTTTGGGGATCTGACTAATTTACGGCGGCTCTACCTAAATGGCAATTCTATAGAGAAGCTAAGCCCGGGCTTATTGTATGGTCTTCACAGCCTCCAATACCTGTTCCTCCAGTATAACGCTATTAAGGTCATAGAAGCTGGCACCTTTGACGCTGTCCCCAACCTACACCTTTTATTTCTCAATAACAACCTCCTGAAATATCTGCCTAGCAACATCTTTTCTGGATTGAGTCTGTCCAGGCTGAACCTCCGATCTAATCATTTTTCCCACCTGATGGTGAGTGGGGTGCTAGACCAGCTCAAGTCCCTGGTACAGATCGATCTCCATGAGAACCCTTGGGATTGTAGCTGCGATGTGGTGGGCATGAAGCTGTGGCTGGAGCAGCTCAGTGTGGGGGTCCTGGTGGACGATGTCATCTGTAAGACCCCTAAGAAGTTCTCAATGAAGGAAATGCGAGTGATTAAAGCCGATCAGCTTTGCCCTGATTACTCTGATATCGTTGTTGCCACTTCTACACCTTCCGAGGAGCAGCAGCCTCCAGAGGGCACCACCACCTTCATTTATCCCATTAAAGTGGACAACAAAGTGCCCAGCTCGGTGCCCCTGTCCGTGCTGATCCTGAGCCTGCTCTTGGTTTTTATCATGTCTGTCTTCGTGGCTGCCGGCCTCTTTGTCCTTGTCATGAAGAGAAGGAAAAAGAATGAGAACGAGCCAGCCAGCACCAATAACTCAGACGTCAGCTCGTTCAACATGCAGTACAGTGTGTACAGCAATAGACCTCTACCCAAAGTCAAGACCCCAGCCGGCCATGTCTATGAGTACATCCCTCACCCACTGGGTCACATGTGTAAAAACCCCATCTATAGATCCAGAGAGGGCAACTCTGTAGAGGATTACAAGGATCTCCATGAACTAAAAGTCACCTACAGGAACCACCtggaaggagaaagagaaagcaaCATTAGGAGCCCAAGTTACAGTGTCAGCACCATTGAGCCTAGGCTTGAGCTTTCTCCTGTGCAGGATACAGATCGTGTCTACAGAGGGATCCTTGAACCCGACAAAGGACCTAGCCCAGGGACTAACATTGAATACAAGTATAGCAACCCCCCACCACCGTTCACCTACACCCCAAAATATGAAGCAAAACGTCAGTTTCTGCATCCAGACAGATTAAGAGAAGCTGTGCTCTACAGCACTCCCAGTACTGTGTATGTGGAACCTAATAGGAACGACTATTTGGAATTAAAAGCTAAACTCAATGTTGAGCCGGACTACCTCGAAGTGCTGGAAAAACAGACAACATTTAGCCAGTTCTAGACTCCTACATcttacactattattattatctcTGAAACAAAGGACTACTCGATGATTTTGTTGCTTCAACCTACGGATGAAGTGCCTTGGCACAAGATTTTCAGCTGCAGCAAATTCTACTGAAAGGGTGTGcaattttcttctctttttttttttttctaggacaacCATTAATTGTACAAACTGGGCACAACACTTACTGTTCGAAAGCGTTCCTCCTATTTCTGCAACATTTCTGAGAATGAAAGAGTTGGAATCACTCCTGGTGCTAGGAGGTATCTATTCTATGAAGATTATTAACCCTTCAAGGCAAGGGTGGGTCTAAATGACTTTTCTGGTGTTTTagaagccccctcccccccatgtttAATATAAAGGTCCATTTTTACAGGATGTATTTGTATGCTCTCCAGACTTTTGAAGTTTAAGCGAAATATGTAAGCTATTTACGATCTTTATGCATCACCATAAATGGTGTGAACAAAATTCTGAAGTGCAAAGACATAGAAATCTATAACTTGGGTAGtcaaaaataatttattgttgAAATATGAAATATTTTAATGTAGCACCTATTTTTATATGCACATTagcattttttcttcttctttttttcttcttcttcactATTCTTGTCTTTGATTTGCTCAAATGTGTTGCACTACATAAAAGATGCTGAGATCCTGTGCTGGTATATGGAAATTTGGCTATGACAATTTAACATGTTAAAGAGTGTTTTATGGCATGTGTGTTGAATAGTATATGGTCATATGGTGGTTCTATGAAAGGTACGCTAAGCTAAATCTATAATTGGGCACTTCATAGAACTGAATAGTGAGGGATATACAGGGATACCCGTTTttgagaaggggaaaaaaaatgatttcatttCATTAGTGAAC comes from Rana temporaria chromosome 2, aRanTem1.1, whole genome shotgun sequence and encodes:
- the SLITRK5 gene encoding SLIT and NTRK-like protein 5 isoform X1, which translates into the protein MHLSALPRWLGPGDLSLRAKMYHCCSAVTFDQDLNKKMQMWILQTIAFALTSLVLSWAETIESYGEVCDNCPCEERDGILSVNCENRGIISLSEITPPRFAIYHLFLFGNLLNRLYVNEFVNYSGASILHLGNNDIQEMDTGSFNGLQALKRLHLNNNKLELLKNDTFLGLESLEYLQVDYNYIISIEANTFSRLHTLQVLILNDNLLSSLPNNLFRYVPLTHLDLRGNRLKVLPFMGLLEHMDKVVELQLEENPWNCSCELIALKDWLYSISYSALVGDVVCETPFRLYGRDLDEISKQELCPRKLIPTYEMRPPIPRSTNEYFHTTPASVNSGATISSSVYKNPNKPKSTRQPARPRVRATSHHPPKENGYIAYQTKSPVPLECPTNCTCNLQISNLGLNVNCQERKIQSISDLHPKPYNPKKMYLTGNAITLVRRSDFLDSTGLDLLHLGNNRISVIQDRAFGDLTNLRRLYLNGNSIEKLSPGLLYGLHSLQYLFLQYNAIKVIEAGTFDAVPNLHLLFLNNNLLKYLPSNIFSGLSLSRLNLRSNHFSHLMVSGVLDQLKSLVQIDLHENPWDCSCDVVGMKLWLEQLSVGVLVDDVICKTPKKFSMKEMRVIKADQLCPDYSDIVVATSTPSEEQQPPEGTTTFIYPIKVDNKVPSSVPLSVLILSLLLVFIMSVFVAAGLFVLVMKRRKKNENEPASTNNSDVSSFNMQYSVYSNRPLPKVKTPAGHVYEYIPHPLGHMCKNPIYRSREGNSVEDYKDLHELKVTYRNHLEGERESNIRSPSYSVSTIEPRLELSPVQDTDRVYRGILEPDKGPSPGTNIEYKYSNPPPPFTYTPKYEAKRQFLHPDRLREAVLYSTPSTVYVEPNRNDYLELKAKLNVEPDYLEVLEKQTTFSQF
- the SLITRK5 gene encoding SLIT and NTRK-like protein 5 isoform X2, coding for MYHCCSAVTFDQDLNKKMQMWILQTIAFALTSLVLSWAETIESYGEVCDNCPCEERDGILSVNCENRGIISLSEITPPRFAIYHLFLFGNLLNRLYVNEFVNYSGASILHLGNNDIQEMDTGSFNGLQALKRLHLNNNKLELLKNDTFLGLESLEYLQVDYNYIISIEANTFSRLHTLQVLILNDNLLSSLPNNLFRYVPLTHLDLRGNRLKVLPFMGLLEHMDKVVELQLEENPWNCSCELIALKDWLYSISYSALVGDVVCETPFRLYGRDLDEISKQELCPRKLIPTYEMRPPIPRSTNEYFHTTPASVNSGATISSSVYKNPNKPKSTRQPARPRVRATSHHPPKENGYIAYQTKSPVPLECPTNCTCNLQISNLGLNVNCQERKIQSISDLHPKPYNPKKMYLTGNAITLVRRSDFLDSTGLDLLHLGNNRISVIQDRAFGDLTNLRRLYLNGNSIEKLSPGLLYGLHSLQYLFLQYNAIKVIEAGTFDAVPNLHLLFLNNNLLKYLPSNIFSGLSLSRLNLRSNHFSHLMVSGVLDQLKSLVQIDLHENPWDCSCDVVGMKLWLEQLSVGVLVDDVICKTPKKFSMKEMRVIKADQLCPDYSDIVVATSTPSEEQQPPEGTTTFIYPIKVDNKVPSSVPLSVLILSLLLVFIMSVFVAAGLFVLVMKRRKKNENEPASTNNSDVSSFNMQYSVYSNRPLPKVKTPAGHVYEYIPHPLGHMCKNPIYRSREGNSVEDYKDLHELKVTYRNHLEGERESNIRSPSYSVSTIEPRLELSPVQDTDRVYRGILEPDKGPSPGTNIEYKYSNPPPPFTYTPKYEAKRQFLHPDRLREAVLYSTPSTVYVEPNRNDYLELKAKLNVEPDYLEVLEKQTTFSQF